In Candidatus Equadaptatus faecalis, the genomic window ACGCCGGTTTCGGCAGCCGCCCTGTCAAGCGTATGTGCAATTTCAACGTAACTGTCCGTATCGCAGGCAGAAGCGGCAAGGGCAACAGGGGTGACGGAAATTCTTTTGTTGACGATAGGAATCCCGAATTCAATTCCGATTTCGTCCCCTGTTGCGACAAGTTTCTCCGCCTTCTTTGTTATTTTGTCGTAGACTTTGGCGCAGAATTTCTTTACGTCGGGATCGGCGCAGTCAAGAATGTTGATGCCCATTGTAATCGTACGGACGTCAAGATTCTCCTCGCGTATCATCTGATTTGTGGCTCTTATTTCATGACCGCTTATCATTTTTATATCCTGTGCATTGCCTCAAAAATTTCCGTTCTCTGAAACTGTATTTTCAGTCCGAGCTCGGCGGAAAGCTTTTCCATGTCGGCGGCGATTTCCGCCGGCGTGCAGTTCATTTTGGAAATATCAACTATCATCAGCATGTCAAAATAGCCTCCGATAATCGTCTGCGAAATTTCAAGTATGTTCACGCACTTTTCGGCAAGTCTCGCGGCTACCGAGGCAACTATTCCGACGTTGTCCCTGCCCAGCACTGTGATTATAGCTTTCATTTCTGCACCTCCGTCAGTTAAGCTTCAGGAAAACCTTAGGCATTCCCCTGCGCGTGTTTTTTATATTATAGTATGGTTCAAGAATTTTTCTAAGCTCAGCGAATTTTTTTGTTCTCACAAAAAAATTATCGCTGTCTTTTCCTTCGATAAATTCCAGTTCTGTCTGCTCAAGCTTTTCTTCAAAATATCTGCCGCTGTTTTTGGGCATCTGTATTTCAAGCATAGGTACAAACGGAGGAAATTCAAATTCCCTGCGGCATTGCAGCTCTTTTTTCCAGAAAACGCCCCAGCCGCGTTTCAGCCCCTCCTGCCAGCCGCGTCCGGGCATTCTGCTCTGTACAACAACGGCTCTTTCGTCAGGATTTTTTCCGCGCCACACTGATTCCCATACAAGTCCGAAAGCGCGTTCTTTCGCGTCGTAATTCTCTCCCCGCGCTTCCGCGTCAACGTCTGCCCAACCCGCCATTCCGCAGTCAAGCGACGAAGCGAGCGACAGAATTTTTCTTGTCCCTATTAT contains:
- a CDS encoding ACT domain-containing protein; translation: MKAIITVLGRDNVGIVASVAARLAEKCVNILEISQTIIGGYFDMLMIVDISKMNCTPAEIAADMEKLSAELGLKIQFQRTEIFEAMHRI